The following are from one region of the Methanomassiliicoccales archaeon LGM-DZ1 genome:
- a CDS encoding nitroreductase family protein: protein MNLMEMGLRRRSVRRYGPTPIPDDVLDYILDFALTAPSSFGHRPVEFVVVRDRETIRKTGDCKSLGGSQIVGADAVIVVMADTHDKRMSEFWIEDASIASTYILLAAEEKGLGACWVHIRNRTGRRGTSDEEIRSLLGVPEGYTVLNLVALGEKGESKKPYTPEDFDRSKIHRGRF from the coding sequence ATGAATCTGATGGAGATGGGATTGAGAAGGAGGTCCGTGAGGAGATATGGGCCCACCCCGATCCCGGACGATGTCCTGGACTACATATTGGATTTCGCCCTCACGGCACCGTCGTCCTTCGGACACCGTCCCGTGGAGTTCGTTGTCGTAAGGGATAGGGAGACCATAAGGAAGACGGGGGACTGCAAGAGCCTCGGCGGTTCCCAGATCGTCGGTGCGGATGCCGTCATAGTTGTCATGGCCGACACACACGACAAGAGGATGTCCGAGTTCTGGATAGAGGATGCTTCCATCGCTTCCACCTATATCCTCCTGGCCGCGGAAGAGAAGGGACTCGGTGCGTGCTGGGTCCACATCAGGAACCGTACCGGGAGAAGAGGGACTTCTGATGAGGAGATACGTTCGCTCCTAGGTGTTCCAGAGGGTTACACGGTGCTGAACCTGGTGGCCCTGGGGGAGAAGGGAGAATCCAAGAAGCCCTATACTCCCGAGGACTTCGACAGGTCGAAGATCCATCGCGGGAGATTCTGA
- a CDS encoding exonuclease domain-containing protein, with product MVLIIDTETTGLSGYPKDRVLEIGIAELKEGSVRPVYSEIIRYEDIVEFDRKYVNLDGSEGIWIYRNSDLRMEDTLNASKDVERVAAEVREIVSGREVTSYNVPFDFGKFLYHEPWNLKELCSVPYDIMELATKRVYSLAEDDMIPDKVLQERLLREREESYYPEKWVRSIDAYRALCPEDPMGLEGMRHRAIDDAVMEGWVLKTLV from the coding sequence ATGGTCCTAATCATCGATACCGAGACTACGGGTCTTTCCGGTTATCCGAAGGACAGGGTGCTGGAGATAGGGATAGCGGAGCTGAAGGAAGGTTCCGTCAGACCGGTGTATTCGGAGATTATCAGGTACGAGGATATTGTCGAATTTGACAGGAAGTACGTGAACCTGGACGGTTCGGAAGGAATCTGGATCTACAGAAATTCCGACCTGAGGATGGAGGATACCCTGAATGCTTCCAAGGATGTGGAGAGGGTTGCCGCGGAGGTGAGGGAGATCGTCTCCGGGAGAGAGGTAACATCGTATAACGTTCCGTTCGATTTCGGAAAGTTCCTGTACCATGAACCGTGGAACCTGAAGGAGCTGTGTTCCGTTCCCTATGACATCATGGAGCTGGCGACGAAGAGGGTGTACTCCCTGGCGGAGGACGATATGATCCCGGATAAGGTTCTTCAGGAGAGGCTGCTAAGGGAGAGGGAGGAATCCTACTATCCGGAGAAGTGGGTGAGGTCGATCGATGCTTACAGGGCATTGTGTCCCGAGGATCCGATGGGATTGGAGGGGATGAGGCACCGGGCGATTGATGATGCGGTGATGGAAGGGTGGGTACTGAAAACTCTGGTTTGA
- a CDS encoding DEAD/DEAH box helicase family protein, protein MQSLLNRFTSLDNPNNVLLIPLPTGVGKTYNVMSFVADLINSGDERKVFYVTPLKKNLKSAKKDLESMLKDKGRDPSSIVLNIDSITNYIIENYTRLCKEYRNLKSDIRDCFQNPEVFDDFDSKMECFIELKESSKKGYKVTDKLIEKFKKDVLEAERKFRRALHSMLPRVEPEEKLQCIEEEKSKWYWIPLLYPSVNTIRRQVYFLSVDKFISIHDTIIDRAYKFYESATLNNSIVIFDEFDACKETMLKRIISDGLDRIDYLGMFKTILLVLRDRQNIYVEYYRDSENTVSRKGEGHLRNKLEELTEVAETLCREYDLDWSFKSKDPALGNYIFHDFRSMTVGKSGEFKIKVDTDRKVHDILFERNTYQSDFAITTLFSRLYSFFMKFNGFIRTQAENYVEIKREEGKTIPLDAALNTMLVPFRFDREQTDYVLGNIRMMGRTKRTDETRGYDASVYNTGIAYYDFEDDLTHDLSTTVCSTAFNVTPEKILLKVLERSDVKVIGISATAILDSSVGNFHLYYLRHRAEWMEETINEDEWKSLRGLCDKSTSGYSKVNLLPAIINGDDDAWYSEDPAIDAVFHDASAYARVKMILIGIDEFARNRYLKLAKAYKIFIQNDDMKSCLAFFSKSAKWKEKEQSPNNPFSIEDIDKITRNIAEEQGKPLEIGKFGFEILTGLNEYEFDKRMDELRIRLYQGEKIFIITTYATVGAGQNLQYPCPENGDFIEINQFKQKVSTPKSFDIEDMMKAAPKKDFDGIYLDEPTMIAPVVRERDEDSLVRALFVIEFLMEGHEISEREARDAIKNAFKAYITPIGYTIKTKDTRSVKMSYARQIIQAIGRICRTNLKNRNIYLLADANLKKVFNESIDSYGKLRNPEFDAVYKALDNYSGIRVDVRRQADGTDLASSRSYAEIQKYIKKKYWDEQLVAAWKDLRLNVLKEPTCDEIPGNMFYYSYYCNADSPVDCIRYEEKYDYFEVTLDDNGSKEVSSMAARLDRLLAIPGVKQWFEENGYATVWNPNYRIMSPVLFHNIYLGALGEESGKAILQNWGIKLEELPPEIYERFDYRIDKDTYVDFKHHAGIMNSLDYESELNHICDKLRFINEVNGENSEKKVYVINILENDGKFLPMKTTVRDGFTIIEIPYLYDKNNVRNKDAYSELMSTFSKRGY, encoded by the coding sequence ATGCAGAGCCTCTTAAACAGATTTACATCTCTTGACAATCCGAATAATGTTTTACTGATACCTTTACCGACAGGTGTTGGGAAAACATACAATGTCATGAGTTTCGTTGCTGATTTAATCAATTCAGGAGATGAGAGGAAAGTATTCTATGTGACTCCGCTGAAAAAGAATCTAAAATCGGCAAAGAAGGATCTCGAATCAATGCTGAAGGACAAAGGAAGAGATCCTTCTTCCATTGTCCTCAATATAGATTCGATTACAAATTACATTATTGAAAACTACACAAGGCTCTGCAAAGAATACCGGAATCTCAAAAGCGACATCAGAGATTGTTTTCAAAATCCGGAAGTGTTCGACGATTTCGACAGTAAAATGGAGTGCTTTATCGAATTGAAAGAATCGTCCAAGAAGGGTTACAAAGTCACCGATAAACTGATAGAGAAATTCAAAAAAGATGTTCTAGAGGCAGAAAGAAAGTTCAGGCGTGCATTGCATTCGATGTTACCCCGCGTGGAACCAGAAGAAAAATTACAATGCATCGAAGAAGAGAAATCAAAATGGTACTGGATCCCTCTACTGTATCCTTCAGTCAATACCATAAGGAGACAGGTTTACTTCCTTTCAGTAGACAAATTCATCAGCATACATGATACAATCATTGACAGAGCCTACAAATTTTACGAATCGGCGACACTCAACAATTCGATTGTGATTTTCGATGAATTTGACGCTTGCAAAGAGACGATGCTCAAACGCATAATCTCGGATGGACTTGATAGGATTGATTATCTAGGAATGTTCAAGACTATCCTGCTTGTCCTCCGTGATCGTCAGAACATTTATGTTGAATATTACAGGGATTCTGAGAACACCGTTTCTAGGAAAGGGGAAGGTCACCTCAGAAACAAATTAGAAGAGCTAACGGAAGTCGCGGAGACACTATGTAGAGAATACGATCTCGATTGGTCATTCAAATCCAAGGATCCAGCTCTTGGTAATTACATTTTCCACGACTTCCGCTCGATGACTGTTGGAAAGAGTGGAGAATTTAAGATAAAGGTCGATACTGATCGCAAGGTCCACGACATTCTTTTCGAAAGGAATACCTATCAATCGGATTTCGCAATCACCACGCTCTTCTCCAGATTGTACAGTTTCTTCATGAAGTTCAATGGTTTCATACGTACCCAGGCAGAAAACTATGTAGAAATCAAAAGAGAAGAAGGGAAGACGATACCGCTCGATGCTGCATTGAATACGATGTTGGTACCTTTTAGATTCGACCGGGAGCAGACCGATTATGTGCTTGGAAATATTCGTATGATGGGTAGGACGAAAAGAACCGACGAAACTCGCGGATATGATGCTAGCGTTTACAACACAGGTATAGCGTACTATGATTTCGAAGACGATCTTACTCACGATCTCTCTACGACCGTTTGTTCTACAGCATTCAATGTCACGCCGGAGAAAATCCTTCTGAAGGTATTGGAAAGGAGTGATGTGAAAGTGATTGGCATATCCGCCACAGCGATTCTTGATTCATCTGTTGGAAACTTCCATCTATATTATCTCCGCCACAGAGCAGAATGGATGGAAGAAACAATCAACGAGGATGAATGGAAAAGCCTTAGGGGATTATGTGACAAATCCACATCTGGATATTCGAAAGTCAATCTCCTCCCAGCAATAATCAACGGTGACGATGATGCTTGGTATTCCGAAGATCCGGCCATAGATGCGGTTTTCCATGATGCTTCTGCGTATGCTAGAGTGAAAATGATCCTTATTGGAATAGATGAATTCGCTCGTAATAGGTATCTAAAGTTGGCGAAAGCTTACAAAATTTTCATCCAGAACGACGATATGAAATCCTGTCTGGCATTCTTTTCCAAATCAGCCAAGTGGAAGGAGAAGGAACAATCACCTAACAATCCTTTTTCCATCGAGGATATCGATAAGATTACACGCAATATTGCAGAAGAGCAGGGTAAACCCCTAGAGATAGGTAAATTCGGATTTGAAATTCTGACCGGACTCAACGAATACGAATTCGACAAAAGAATGGATGAGCTGAGAATAAGACTGTACCAGGGGGAGAAGATATTCATCATCACCACTTATGCGACCGTAGGTGCTGGGCAGAATCTGCAATATCCATGCCCTGAAAACGGCGATTTCATCGAAATCAACCAATTCAAACAGAAAGTTTCAACCCCTAAATCTTTCGACATCGAAGATATGATGAAAGCTGCCCCCAAGAAGGACTTCGATGGAATTTATCTAGATGAACCCACAATGATCGCACCTGTAGTAAGAGAGCGGGATGAGGATTCGCTAGTTCGGGCGTTGTTTGTCATAGAATTCCTTATGGAGGGCCATGAGATTTCTGAACGTGAGGCTAGGGATGCCATAAAGAATGCTTTCAAGGCATACATCACTCCGATTGGCTACACAATAAAGACAAAAGACACCAGAAGCGTCAAGATGTCATACGCTAGACAGATCATACAGGCCATCGGGCGTATTTGTCGTACCAATCTAAAGAACCGCAACATCTATCTTCTTGCTGATGCGAATCTGAAGAAGGTGTTCAATGAGTCCATAGATTCGTATGGTAAACTGAGGAATCCGGAATTTGATGCTGTTTATAAGGCGCTAGATAACTACAGCGGAATACGTGTGGATGTAAGGCGTCAGGCAGACGGGACAGATTTGGCATCATCTAGGAGTTATGCTGAGATCCAGAAGTATATCAAGAAGAAATACTGGGATGAACAGCTTGTAGCGGCGTGGAAGGATTTACGTCTGAATGTTCTCAAAGAACCGACCTGTGATGAGATTCCGGGGAACATGTTCTACTACAGTTACTATTGCAATGCGGATTCTCCAGTGGATTGCATCCGTTACGAGGAGAAATACGATTATTTCGAAGTAACCCTGGATGACAACGGCAGCAAAGAAGTATCATCAATGGCTGCACGTTTAGATCGGTTATTGGCTATTCCAGGAGTGAAACAGTGGTTCGAAGAGAACGGATATGCTACTGTCTGGAATCCGAATTACCGCATCATGAGTCCCGTTCTTTTCCACAATATATATCTTGGAGCTCTAGGGGAGGAGTCAGGCAAGGCCATTCTTCAGAATTGGGGAATAAAACTGGAAGAACTCCCGCCAGAGATCTATGAGAGATTCGATTATCGCATCGATAAGGATACGTACGTAGATTTTAAGCACCATGCAGGGATAATGAACTCTTTAGACTACGAATCAGAATTGAATCACATTTGTGACAAGCTGCGTTTCATCAATGAAGTGAACGGAGAAAACAGCGAGAAGAAGGTATACGTTATCAATATCCTAGAAAACGATGGCAAATTCCTACCAATGAAAACTACCGTCAGAGACGGTTTCACAATAATAGAAATACCGTATCTTTACGACAAAAACAATGTCCGGAACAAGGATGCCTACTCCGAATTAATGTCCACATTTTCAAAGAGAGGATACTGA
- a CDS encoding IS110 family transposase: protein MRIAIGMDLHKKTAVCCAVHAGPGKPSEDEEEFLRRFNRDHGTQPSEPEDIARIAEALRGHEAHVLIENSTKTHETYWVLTNLGIDTVVAQAQDLYRITKSVKKTDANDAAELAGYMRRRLNGEREFAVCKMPSPVWMERREICRAVLAEKRHLADLKRRARMHMLLHGIRLSKDYSDIFSKKAMKEMWDSRDTCLRLLVSEARSIKARTDEEARLIRATFGHITDFDLVMSIPGFGAVSAAYAVSMIIDVKRFGSSAQLAAYFGLVPKVRESAETSHRCATTHRGDREMRRLLCQSAIVHVRTAEDSVVSALYNRLRARGVSHREAQVAAARKLVTVVWSVLRNRRPFSTDRELLERSAEMAEEAEGDPAAD, encoded by the coding sequence TTGAGGATAGCGATCGGGATGGACCTGCACAAGAAGACCGCGGTATGCTGCGCGGTCCATGCGGGCCCGGGGAAGCCGAGCGAAGACGAGGAGGAGTTCCTGAGGCGCTTCAACAGGGACCACGGCACGCAGCCGTCGGAGCCCGAGGACATAGCGCGGATCGCGGAGGCGCTCCGCGGGCATGAGGCGCATGTCCTCATCGAGAACTCCACGAAGACGCACGAGACCTACTGGGTCCTGACCAACCTCGGGATCGACACGGTCGTGGCGCAGGCCCAGGACCTCTACCGGATCACCAAGTCCGTGAAGAAGACCGACGCCAACGATGCGGCCGAGCTCGCGGGGTACATGCGGCGGAGGCTGAACGGCGAGCGCGAGTTCGCCGTCTGCAAGATGCCGTCCCCGGTCTGGATGGAGCGGCGCGAGATATGCCGCGCGGTCCTCGCGGAGAAGAGGCACCTGGCGGACCTCAAGCGCCGGGCCAGGATGCACATGCTCCTCCACGGGATCAGGCTGAGCAAGGATTACTCCGACATCTTCTCGAAGAAGGCGATGAAGGAGATGTGGGACTCGAGGGACACCTGCCTGAGGCTCCTCGTGTCGGAGGCGAGGTCGATAAAGGCCCGCACCGACGAGGAGGCCAGGCTGATCCGGGCGACGTTCGGGCACATCACCGACTTCGACCTGGTGATGAGCATCCCGGGGTTCGGCGCGGTCTCGGCCGCGTACGCGGTCTCTATGATCATCGACGTGAAGCGCTTCGGGTCGTCGGCCCAGCTGGCGGCGTACTTCGGCCTGGTGCCGAAGGTGCGCGAATCGGCGGAGACCTCGCACCGGTGCGCGACCACGCACCGCGGCGACAGAGAGATGCGCAGGCTGCTGTGCCAGTCGGCGATCGTCCACGTCCGCACCGCCGAGGACTCGGTGGTCTCGGCCCTCTACAACAGGCTGAGGGCGAGGGGGGTCTCCCACCGGGAGGCCCAGGTGGCGGCCGCGCGCAAGCTGGTGACCGTGGTCTGGTCGGTGCTGAGGAACCGCAGGCCCTTCAGCACCGACAGGGAGCTCCTGGAACGCTCCGCCGAGATGGCGGAGGAAGCGGAGGGGGATCCGGCGGCGGACTGA
- a CDS encoding DEAD/DEAH box helicase family protein, which produces MISYISMRGAMRDAQIEAIKIYLFLKIACNNEPLAQLFLEGRFNTLDLEEEELKKSTREYLMDHPGAAALYEYCITTPVANDDKSNLEKILKILKNDPASVDYQKVFTDIFYGVTYSDYIFSLPMGAGKTFLMAAFIYLDLYFSSLDSENKAFAQNFIVLAPSGLKSSIIPSLKTIRNFDPSWILPDNVASSIRKEITFEPLESNSSASKSNRTKNPNARKVGLYLRRSMRGVVFVTNAEKVILDRLGAKKGPSQRTLDDEKLDEMSNELRRMIGLIPRLSIFIDEVHHASDDSIKLRQVVAGWAERDSVVTVVGFSGTPYLQKAEKIPIAAGVNYSSTEINNVVYYYPLIQGIGNFLKKPSVTQYENREAYTEIVENGLREFFSESRDTVYKNNTCSKIAIYCNSIEELENDVYASASKICEEVGLNPSESILKYHEDHNEYKLSPDAKMEFETLDTPQSKVRVVLLVQIGKEGWDCRSLTGVILAKENKSTRNMVLQTCCRCLRQVDKYDYDEKAYIYLCKSNAELLEAQLKAEQHITLKEFQEGKQKPKTALDFYNRKVILNLPPIDYYQFLVKYNVVSEDEPDVDANLRSIPLEDLRIVRQAITKDFENKILDRSDEDIERGKENLDVATFETWIGLISKESFGFVPTKQLQEHAEELKNIYSTITFVVDGIAYYSSKFEQPKIRSLIRQAFYAKRRLDMTSELIENTGELLLDAYFEKHKEVTDPELHYPNQDFVHKTMEDDLNGFEGRDLMKRRYHYMPYHFDSNFEMNILKHIQELSMIKQSNLEVYYNGNRFLTEFHIKCYEKIGTRWNFVGQYTPDFLIVERRDDEIYKALIIETKGQIYAQDKNFLKRKEFVENHFLIENEKQYGYRKFDYLYIEDTMAESEQHSKIMKAIKQFFEVET; this is translated from the coding sequence ATGATCTCATACATCTCAATGAGGGGTGCGATGAGGGATGCTCAAATTGAAGCAATAAAGATCTATCTTTTTCTGAAAATTGCTTGTAATAATGAGCCTTTGGCTCAATTGTTTCTCGAGGGACGTTTCAACACTCTTGATCTTGAAGAGGAGGAACTCAAAAAGAGCACGAGAGAATACCTTATGGATCATCCCGGCGCTGCTGCCCTGTATGAATATTGTATCACAACCCCGGTTGCAAACGACGATAAATCAAATCTGGAAAAGATATTGAAGATCCTGAAAAATGACCCCGCATCAGTTGATTATCAGAAAGTCTTTACAGACATATTTTACGGAGTTACATACTCTGATTACATCTTTAGCTTACCGATGGGTGCAGGCAAAACCTTCTTGATGGCCGCATTCATTTACCTTGACCTGTATTTTTCCTCACTGGATTCTGAAAACAAGGCATTCGCACAGAATTTCATCGTACTTGCACCTTCTGGGCTGAAGAGTTCTATTATTCCGAGTCTTAAAACAATTAGAAACTTTGACCCTTCATGGATATTGCCGGATAATGTTGCCAGTTCAATACGCAAAGAAATTACATTCGAACCTCTGGAATCAAATTCATCAGCATCGAAATCAAATCGTACGAAAAATCCCAACGCACGCAAGGTGGGATTATACCTAAGGCGCTCGATGAGGGGTGTTGTTTTTGTGACCAACGCTGAGAAGGTCATATTGGATCGCCTCGGAGCAAAAAAAGGGCCATCCCAAAGAACACTGGACGATGAGAAACTAGACGAGATGTCAAACGAATTAAGAAGAATGATTGGATTAATACCTCGCCTATCCATATTCATCGATGAAGTCCACCATGCCTCGGATGATTCCATCAAATTAAGACAGGTTGTCGCAGGCTGGGCCGAACGGGATTCTGTGGTGACAGTGGTTGGTTTCTCTGGAACTCCATACCTTCAAAAAGCGGAGAAGATTCCGATCGCAGCCGGAGTCAACTATTCCAGTACTGAAATCAACAATGTAGTCTATTACTACCCACTAATCCAAGGTATTGGGAATTTCCTCAAGAAACCTTCGGTTACTCAATACGAGAACCGTGAGGCATACACCGAAATCGTTGAAAACGGATTAAGGGAATTCTTTTCAGAATCCAGAGATACTGTTTACAAAAACAACACTTGTTCAAAGATTGCCATTTATTGTAACAGTATCGAAGAATTAGAGAATGATGTTTATGCTTCGGCTTCCAAAATATGCGAGGAAGTTGGGCTCAACCCATCTGAATCCATTTTGAAATATCACGAAGATCACAATGAATACAAATTATCGCCTGACGCAAAAATGGAATTCGAGACGCTTGACACTCCTCAATCCAAAGTACGTGTTGTGCTTCTAGTCCAGATAGGTAAAGAGGGCTGGGATTGCAGAAGCCTAACGGGAGTCATTCTAGCCAAAGAGAATAAGAGTACACGTAACATGGTTCTGCAGACCTGCTGCAGATGCTTGAGGCAAGTGGACAAGTATGATTACGATGAGAAGGCGTACATCTACCTGTGCAAATCAAATGCGGAATTACTTGAGGCTCAACTGAAAGCAGAGCAGCACATCACTCTTAAAGAATTCCAGGAGGGTAAGCAAAAACCAAAGACTGCATTGGATTTCTATAATCGCAAAGTTATCTTGAATCTCCCCCCAATAGACTATTATCAGTTCCTGGTAAAATATAACGTAGTTTCAGAGGACGAACCCGATGTGGATGCAAACCTCCGGTCGATTCCCCTGGAAGATCTGAGAATAGTTAGGCAGGCAATCACCAAGGATTTCGAGAACAAAATCCTAGATCGTTCAGACGAAGATATCGAACGCGGAAAAGAGAATCTTGATGTAGCAACGTTCGAGACATGGATAGGACTAATTTCAAAAGAGAGTTTTGGGTTTGTACCCACAAAACAATTACAAGAACACGCAGAAGAATTGAAGAATATCTATTCCACCATTACCTTTGTAGTTGATGGAATAGCTTACTACAGCTCCAAATTCGAGCAACCAAAGATACGTTCCCTGATTCGCCAGGCATTCTATGCCAAGCGCAGACTCGATATGACATCTGAACTCATCGAAAACACAGGAGAACTGTTGCTTGATGCGTATTTTGAAAAACATAAGGAAGTAACTGATCCGGAATTGCACTACCCGAATCAGGATTTCGTTCACAAAACAATGGAAGATGATTTGAATGGTTTCGAAGGGCGTGATTTGATGAAGCGTCGCTACCACTACATGCCCTACCATTTCGACAGTAATTTCGAAATGAACATTTTGAAACATATTCAAGAGTTGTCCATGATAAAACAGTCTAATCTCGAGGTTTATTACAATGGAAATCGTTTCCTAACGGAATTCCATATCAAGTGTTATGAGAAGATCGGAACTCGTTGGAATTTCGTAGGACAATATACGCCGGACTTCCTTATCGTAGAGCGTAGAGATGATGAAATCTACAAAGCACTCATAATTGAAACCAAAGGTCAGATCTACGCACAGGACAAGAATTTCTTGAAAAGAAAAGAGTTCGTCGAGAATCATTTCTTAATTGAGAATGAAAAACAGTATGGCTATCGCAAATTTGATTACCTCTACATCGAAGATACAATGGCAGAATCCGAACAACATAGCAAGATAATGAAGGCAATCAAACAATTCTTTGAGGTGGAAACATGA
- a CDS encoding site-specific DNA-methyltransferase, whose product MTIRYIPYQPEPVTGQAVLSNFNRVLKYKGSNDLESRIVRGMPLYEAELIETVGNPDSGNMVFRGDCISTCAYLRDKGIKVDLVYIDPPFASGADYAKKVFLRKNPKIAEAIEKAESELDMEDFKQFEEKMYGDIWDKEKYLSWMYENLLAIRSVMSENASIYVHLDWHIGHYVKIMLDEIFGEDCFKNEIIWKRSTAHSDNSTFGNLHDSIYYYVKDPESYVFNPQYAPYSQEYIDTYYRHENDDGRRFLDRDLSAKGLKGSGYTYTWKGKEGYWRCPYETMLKYEQEDRLYYTSNGTPRYKQYLDEMPGVPLQDIWADIYAVNSQAEERVSYTTQKPESLLERIINASSNPNMMVADFFGGSGASSVTASKLNRKFIHSDVGINSIQITRDRLKNVSADFDIYEIRDGISLYRNPVQTMDKLKALIPGLKNEDSLDKFWEGVINDPRYGVVPVYVPNLMDSTTRILDEVLMRRILYEAIPELTDLPSVKRVIVYYIDVSDMDKINEMISKDKELNVEIEFRDLKDILDDVSLEDEMDYSIKEDHSKIDGGFVIDINKFYSDAVIRRINSFNLKSAQNDKKGKFKPITISDNGLELIEYISLDCTKDDGVWNSDTEIKIEYTSKLTVDGKKTDNYWNGKICSYQKPLRIKVRNICGDETIFKIE is encoded by the coding sequence ATGACTATCAGATACATTCCGTATCAGCCCGAACCAGTTACTGGTCAAGCGGTTCTTTCAAATTTCAATCGCGTGTTAAAATACAAAGGATCCAATGATCTTGAATCCAGAATCGTCAGAGGAATGCCTCTGTATGAAGCAGAATTGATCGAAACCGTTGGAAATCCAGACAGTGGAAACATGGTATTTCGTGGAGATTGTATCTCCACTTGTGCTTATCTGAGGGACAAGGGAATCAAAGTCGATCTGGTTTACATAGATCCTCCATTTGCATCTGGCGCAGATTATGCCAAGAAGGTATTTTTGCGTAAAAATCCTAAGATTGCAGAAGCAATAGAAAAAGCAGAATCAGAATTGGATATGGAGGATTTTAAGCAATTCGAAGAGAAGATGTATGGGGATATCTGGGATAAGGAAAAGTACCTTAGTTGGATGTATGAAAATCTTCTAGCCATTCGCTCCGTAATGTCTGAGAATGCTTCGATTTACGTACATCTTGATTGGCACATCGGCCACTATGTAAAAATTATGCTAGATGAGATTTTTGGCGAAGATTGTTTTAAAAATGAAATAATCTGGAAAAGATCCACTGCTCACAGCGATAATTCTACATTTGGAAACCTTCACGATTCAATATATTATTATGTAAAAGATCCCGAATCATATGTTTTTAATCCACAATATGCTCCATATTCTCAAGAATATATTGATACATACTATCGTCACGAAAACGATGATGGGCGTAGGTTCTTAGATCGGGATTTGTCTGCTAAGGGATTGAAAGGGTCGGGGTATACCTATACTTGGAAAGGAAAAGAAGGGTATTGGAGATGTCCTTACGAAACAATGTTGAAGTATGAACAAGAAGATAGACTATACTATACATCCAATGGAACTCCAAGGTATAAACAGTATTTGGATGAAATGCCAGGCGTCCCTTTACAAGATATATGGGCAGATATCTATGCTGTCAATTCTCAGGCAGAAGAAAGAGTTAGCTATACTACCCAAAAACCCGAATCTCTTTTGGAACGCATCATTAATGCTTCTTCAAATCCCAATATGATGGTAGCTGATTTCTTTGGCGGCAGTGGGGCCTCATCGGTCACAGCGAGCAAATTGAATCGCAAATTCATCCATTCAGATGTGGGCATTAACAGCATTCAGATAACACGTGACCGCTTAAAAAATGTTTCAGCTGATTTTGATATATATGAAATACGCGACGGGATTTCTCTATATCGCAACCCTGTCCAAACTATGGATAAGCTAAAGGCGCTTATACCGGGACTTAAAAATGAGGATTCGCTTGATAAATTTTGGGAAGGTGTCATAAACGATCCGCGGTATGGAGTTGTTCCGGTTTATGTACCCAATTTAATGGATTCCACTACACGTATCTTGGATGAGGTTTTGATGCGTAGAATCCTATACGAGGCCATACCCGAACTCACAGACTTGCCTTCAGTCAAAAGGGTTATCGTTTACTACATCGACGTGTCCGATATGGACAAGATTAACGAAATGATTTCCAAGGACAAGGAACTAAACGTAGAAATTGAATTCCGCGACCTTAAAGACATCCTCGATGACGTATCTTTAGAAGATGAAATGGATTATTCAATCAAAGAAGATCATTCCAAGATCGACGGCGGCTTTGTAATAGACATAAACAAGTTCTATAGTGATGCAGTCATCCGTCGTATCAATTCATTCAATCTTAAATCTGCACAGAATGATAAAAAAGGTAAATTTAAACCCATCACAATCTCCGACAACGGATTAGAATTGATAGAATACATTTCGTTGGATTGCACAAAAGACGATGGTGTTTGGAATTCTGATACCGAAATTAAGATTGAATATACCAGTAAACTTACTGTAGATGGAAAGAAAACAGACAATTACTGGAATGGTAAGATTTGCTCTTATCAGAAACCACTGCGTATTAAGGTACGTAACATCTGCGGTGATGAGACCATATTCAAAATTGAGTGA